The sequence below is a genomic window from Tautonia marina.
GCCCTGGAGACGTTCGAGATCGGCGTGCGGTATCAAATGTTTCACTCCCTGGCGCTGCTGGCCGTCGGCATTCTGGCCCTGCGGACCGGCCCAAGCCACGTGATCTCGGCCGCGGGCTGGCTGTTCCTGTTCGGGTCGATTGTCTTTCCCGGCAGCCTTTATCTTCTGGTGCTGGCCGGTGGCACGGCCAAATGGCTTGGGATGATCGCCCCGATCGGCGGAACAGCGCTGATCGCCGGGTGGATCAGCCTGGCCGTGGCGTGTCGGGCCGATCGGCTCGGACCTCCGAAGGCGTGCCTCGACGACGGCTCGGCCGGTGTCGTGTCGCAGGACCCGCAACGCGTTCCCTGACGATTCGGGTCAGGCGGATCGAGTCGGCACCTGGCCCGCTCTCCGGATTGACCAACCTCCTTCGACCGAAGGTTCTTCTTGCAGGAGCACCATGCCTACCTACATTGTGACGGTCACGGCCGCCGACCGCGTCGGGATCGTCCACGCGGTCACCGGGTCGATTTCCGAGCAAGGCGGAAACATTCTTGAATTGAGCCAGACGGTTCTTCGGGGCTACTTCACGATCATTCTGGCCGCCTCGTTTCCGGAAGCGATTGACCCCCGAACCCTTCGAGAGGTGATTGCCGCTCGGGGCGAACGGTTCGACCTGAAGGTCGCGGTCTTGCTCGATGAAGGCCACCACGCGGATCCGGTCCCAGGTGGCGATCGGTTCATCCTGACCGTGCTGGGACAGGACAGCCCGGGGAACATCTACCGGATTGCCGGCAAACTGGCCGAGCGGGGCGTCAATATCGTCGACCTGCACGCACGATCTGACGGCCCGAACTTTCGATTGATCATGGAAGCATTCTTGCCTCCTGAGGTGAAACCAGCCGAACTGCGTGCCGACCTGGAGCAGTTTGGCGCAGAACTGGGCATGGAAGTGTACGTGCAGCACGAGGACATTTTCCTGGCCACCAACGAACCGCGGCCCGTCCGGGTCGGTTCGAGCCGCAATCCAGAGGGGAGCGACGTCGTTGTACCGCACTGAGGACGTTCTCACCACGCTGGGCATGGTCCGGCAGCACAAGCTCGATGTTCGCACCGTGACGATGGGTGTGGATTTGCAGAGCTGCGCGTCTCCTGATGTTGCAACCCTGTGCGACCGCATTCGAGCTCGCCTGCTGCACTATGCCGGGCGGCTCCGCGAGGTCTGCCAGGAAGTGCAGGGACGCTACGGCATCCCGATCGTCAACCGTCGGATCGCCGTCAGCCCGATCGCCGGGGTCGCCGCCGGTCACGATACCGAAGGTCTCATCGCTGTCGCCCGGACCCTCGACGCCACGGCGGCCGAGGTGGGAGTTGATCTTGTCGGCGGCTTCACCGCTCAGGTTCAGAAAGGGTGGACCGAGGCGGAGAAACGCTTGATCGAAGCCTTGCCGCTGGTCCTTTCGACCACTCAACGCGTCTGTTCATCTGTGAACGTCGGCACAACGGCCGCTGGCATCAACATGGATGCGATTGCCTTGCTCGGCCATGTGCTCAAGGATACGGCCGAGCGGACGAGGTCGCACGACGGCTTCGGCTGTGCCAAGCTCGTGATCTTCGGCAACGCCCCGACCGACAACCCCTTCATGGCCGGGGCCTTTCACGGCGCAGGAGAGCCAGACTGCGTGATCAACATTGGCGTCAGTGGCCCAGGGGTGGTGAAGGCGGCGGTCGAGGATCTCGTCACCAACGCCCAGACCCGCCCGACGCTGGGCGAGATTGCCGAGGAGATCAAGAGCACCGCATTCCGAGTCACCCGAGTCGGCGAACTGATCGGCCGGGAAGTGGCCGCACGGCTCGGTGTCGCATTTGGAATTGTTGACCTCTCGCTCGCGCCGACCCCCGAGGTGGGGGACTCGGTCGGCGAGATCCTTCAGGTCATGGGGGTGAAGCGGCTGGGAGCTCCTGGCTCCACCGCCGCGCTCGCGCTGCTGAACGACGCGGTGAAGAAGGGGGGGAGCTTCGCCAGTTCCAGCGTCGGGGGGCTGTCTGGTGCCTTCGTCGCGGTGAGCGAAGACGCCGCCCTGGCCGATGCGGTCGCCTGCGGTGACCTGACCCTGGCGAAGCTCGAAGCCATGACGGCGGTTTGCTCGGTCGGCCTCGACATGATCGCCGTTCCGGGCGACACCGACGCCGAAACGCTCGCCGCGCTGATTGCCGACGAAATCGCCATTGGCGTTATCAACCACAAAACCACCGCCGTGCGGGTCATCCCCGTTCCCGGCAAGGCCGCAGGCGATCGCGCCGTCTTCGGCGGGTTGTTCGGCGAGATGGACATTCTGCCCATCCACGCCGCCGGCGGCAGTGGCGACTTCGTCCGCCACGGCGGGCGGATTCCGGCCCCGCTGTCGAGCTTGAGAAACTAGAACGATTCGATTCCACTCGCTTGTCAATTCGCTTCCTCAATGTCGGGGTTGGAGCAAGCCCTCTCCCTCTCTCTTGCTCCAACCCCGACGCGATCGCTCGATTCCGTCGAGGACTTCCATGCGCATGATCATTCGATCGCTCGCCGTGATGCTGATTTCGGTGGTGCCTGCCGCCGCGGAAGACGACCTTCGCACCGTCGCCGAACGCAGCGCATTTCAGGCCACTGCCCGATACGACGAGGTCGTCGATCTGTGCCGGAAGCTCGACGCTCGGTCCGACTCCGTTCGGCTCGAATCGTTGGGAACGACGGTCGAGGGGCGTTCCCTTCCGCTTCTGATCGTCAGTGATCCTCCGGTCGCATCGGCCGAGGACGCCCGAACCTCCGGCAAGCTCATCGTGCTCGCCATCGGCGCGATCCACGGCGGCGAGGTTTGCGGCAAGGAAGCGCTTCTCATGCTCATCCGAGAGTTGACGGATGAGCCAGGTCACCCGCTGCTGAACGACCTGATCCTTTGCGTGGCCCCCGTGTTGAACGCCGATGGAGCCGAACGCTTCTCGACCGAGAACCGACGCGGCCAGAATGGACCGGCCGAGGGAACCGGAGTCCGAGGGAACGGGAATCGCCTCGACCTGAACCGTGATTTCATTGCTCTCACGGCGCCGGAAACTCAAGGGCTGGTCCGGTTCCTTGACGAATGGGATCCTCATCTCTTCATCGATACGCACACGACCAATGGATCGGCTCATCGCTACCTGATCACCTACGACGGCCCGAAGAATCCAGCGACACACCCCGACGTTCTCTCCTTTTCCCGAGACGTCTTTCTGCCCGCGATTGCCGAATCGTTTCATAAGACGACCGGCGAACATGCGTTTTTCTATGGAAACTTCGAACGCGACCATACCGAGTGGACGACCTATTCAGCAAATCCACGGTTCGGGACGACGTACGTAGGATTGCGTAATCGGCTTTCGATTCTTTCAGAGGCGTACGCCTATGCCTCATTCGAAGCTCGTGTGGCGGGAACGCTTGCGTTCGTCCGGTCGTCACTGGATCAAGCGGTCGAGCATCGTGAGGAGATTCAAACGCTCCTTGATCGTGCCCGCTCTGAGACGGATGACGGCTCGCCTCTCGACCTGCCCATTCGCTCCGAAGCCCAGGCATTCGACGAAAGGGTCACGATTCTCGGCTTCGAGGAATCGGGCGGGGCCAACCCTTCGGAGAGCTATGCCAGTGGGGTGCCCAAGGATTACGACGTGGCGCTGGTGGCTCGATTCGAGCCGACGAAAACCGTTCGCCGACCGTTTGCCTACGTAATTCCACCCGCATATGCCGAAGCGATCGCCACGCTCGATCGGCACGGCATCGCTCGTGAACAGGTTCGGGAAGACATCGAAGTTGAGGCCGAGGTCACGACCCTGGACACAGTCGATCGCAACGGAGACAGCTATTATGGTCCAGCGTCGATCGAAGCTGAGGTCTCAACACGAACCACAACGCGCCGCATTTCGGCCGGTTCGATCCTTGTCCGCACGGCGCAGCCCCTCGGCACGTTGGCGAGCTATCTGCTGGAGCCGGGATCGGATGATAATCTTCTGACCTGGGGATTTTTTGGTGATTCCCTCGCGGCCGGAGACGAATTCCCGGTCCTCCGTCTGGTCAACGAGATTGGTCTGCTGACAACACCTCTTGCACAGGAGAAGGAGGAACGCAAACCGATCACCTTTGACGTCCTGAACGGGAGCGACCGGCCAAACTTCAACGGATCACCGGCCTCGGTACGGTGGCTCGACGGTGAGCACTATCTCCAGTCGCGTGATGGACGGCTGATGAAGGTCGAGGCGGCCACCGGGAAGGCCGAGCCCTACCTTGACGCCGAGCCGATCGCAACAGCCCTGGCCACTCTCCCGACAATTGGCGACGAAGACGCACAGCGTCTCGCTCGGCAAGCCATCTCAGACTATTCCGCGAACGATCCAGGCGTTCTGATTTCGTTCGGTGATGACTTGTACTTTGCCACGATTGACGGGTCAAAGGCCAAACGCTTGACCAGTTCTCCGGGCGAGGAGGAGATGGCGGAGTTCAGCCCAGATGGTCGATTCGTTGCCTTTGTCCGTGACAACGATCTTCATGTCGTTGATCTGGAAACGGCCACCGAGCGTGCCCTGACCATCGGCGGCAGCGATCGGGTCCGGCACGGAAAAGCGGTCTGGGTCTATTTCGAAGAGTTGTTCAACCGAAGCTGGAAGGCGTTCTGGTGGAGCCCCGATGGTGAGCACATCGCCTTCCTTCGACTCGATGATCGACCGCTTCAAATGCACACCGTCCTCGATGACACCGGGCCGAGGCGCACGGTGGAAGAGACCCCGTACCCTTTTGCGGGGGAGCCGAACCCGAGAGTCGCACTCGGCATTGTCGCGGCCCGGGGAGGGGAGCCGCGATTCACCGATCTTTCGCGATATCTCGAAGATTCCTTCCTCATCAGCCACGTCGGTTGGTTCCCCGACGGAAAAGCTGCCCTGGCGTATGTTCAGAACCGTACGCAAACCTGGCTTGATGTGCTTCGAGTTCCGACCTCGGGCGAGGCCCCGTCGCGACTGTTCCGGGATCAGACTGATGCCTGGATCACCAGCCCCGGCGATCCGATCGTCCTTCCCGACGACACCTTTCTCTGGCTCAGCGAACGAGACGGCTGGCAACATCTGTATCACTACGAACCTGATGGCACCTTGATCAAGCAGGTGACGATGGGCGAGTGGGAGGTGCGCACCGTCGAGCATGTCGACCTCGAAGCTCGGGTGGTGTTTGTGACCGGAACGATGGACAGCCACATCGCGGAAAACCTGTACCGGGTATCACTCGACGACCTCTGCGTGGATCGGCTCACGACGGAACCGGGGCATCATTCGGTTCGGGTCGCTCCTGATGGGAAACACTTTGTCGATACGTGGTCGAGCACGACGGCGCCGGCCAGGGTCGCACTCCGATCGACGACGGATGGCTCGCTCGTGCGGATGATCGACGAGAACCCGGTTCCGGATCTGGAGCGCTACCGCTTCGCGCCCCGCGAATTGGTGCAGATTGAGACCCCCGACGGGTTCTTGCTCGAAGGAGAAGTAATCCTGCCTCCCGACCTGGACGAATCGAAGATGTACCCCGTTTGGTTCCAGACCTATGCCGGCCCGCACTATCCGACAATCCAGGACTCATGGGCCGGTGGTCGAGCGCAGGATCAGGCGCTTGCGTCAGAAGGGTTCATCGTCTTTCGGGCCGACCCGAGGAGTGCCAGCGGCAAGGGGGCCGTCTCGGCCTGGACGGCGTACAAACGGCTTGGCATTCCCGAGTTGAAGGATATCGAAACGGCGATCGACTGGATCAAGGAACGCCCTTATGTCGATCCCAACCGGATCGGCATGACCGGGCACAGCTACGGCGGGTTCATGACGGCGTTTGCCCTGACCCATAGCGATCGGTTCACCGCGGGAATCGCCGGCGCACCGGTCACAGACTGGCGCAATTATGACACGATCTATACGGAGCGATATATGCTCACTCCTCAAGAGAATCGCGAGGGTTATGCCGAAACTTCGGTCGTCGAGGCGGCGAAGAACCTGAAGGGACGGCTCTTGATCGCTCACGGCGCGAAGGATGACAACGTGTCGGTGCGCAATGCGTATCAGCTCATCCACAACCTTCAGCAGGCGGCTCAGCCGTTCGAGTTGATGATCTATCCCGAGGCAAGACACGGGATCTACGGCGACCACTACGCGAACCTTCGCCTCGAATTCCTTCGGCGAACACTGGGAGGTGGTCCCAAAGATCGTTCGGCCCAGCCATCCCCCGCTCCTGGAGCCGAGGCAGGGGAGGGGAGGTAATCGCTTGAGCCGTGGTGCCATCCGTCGGCGATTGCGGTACACTGGATGGTAGGCAGACCCGATCGTTGTCGCCGTGATCGATCCGACGGAGCGTGCCGTGATTCGATTTCTTGCCCCTGCTCGATCTCGCCGAGAGTCTGCGACACGCCGTGAATTCCTCAGAATTGGCAGCGTCGCGGGTCTCGGCGCCCTTGGCCTGGCTCGTGGCGTCTCCGGCAATGATGGTCCCCTGGGGCCGGGATTCGGCAAGGCCCGATCGGTGATCCTCGTCTATGCAAACGGTGGGCAAAGCCAGTTCGAGACGTGGGACCCGAAGCCCGAGGCCCCTCGCGAGATTCGGGGTGATTTCGAGGCCATTGCCTCAAGTGTTCCTGGCACAATGGTCTGCGAACATCTGCCGAAGCTGGCGAGCCTGGCCGATCGGTACACGATCCTTCGCAGCGTTTCGCACGATGATCTCGATCACGGCTCCGCCGCCTATCTCACGCTGACAGGCCGGTATCATCCACGAAAGTCGTCCAATCCGCTGCCGTCGCCGAACGATTTTCCAACGCTCGGCGCGGTTCTGAAGCGGGCGCGACCGTCGGAGTCGACGCCCTACACGGCGGCCCACATCAACATGCCCGTTGTGGTTCCCGAACTCCCCGCGCCGGGGCAGGACGGAGGCTTTCTCGGCCGGGCCGATGCACCGCTCGTCGTCGGTGACCCGACCGACCCCGAAGGTTCGTTGCCCGACCTCGAACTGCCCGACAGCGTGCCGACGGTTCGGATGGAAGCACGACGAACCTTGCTGGAGGCGATCGAGCGCGCCCGACGCGAGGCATTCGGCATCAGCGGAACCGACGAGCATCAGGCGATGTATCACCATGCTTATGAATTGCTCTCGGACCCGAGCGTCCGCCAGGCGTTCGATCTCGCGGCCGAGCCGGATCGGGTCCAGGAACGCTATGGAAGGTTCCGATCGGGGCAGTCATGCTTGCTCGCAAGGCGATTGGTGGAAGCAGGGGTGCCCTGGATTACCGTTTCCTGGAACCACTCGGCCCGAGGGCAGGATCGACGGCCCGACGAGCTTGACTGGCTGGGGTGGGACACCCATAACGACATCTTCGATGTGATGAAGCAATTACTCCCTCGATTTGATCATAGCCTTTCCGCCTTGCTGGAAGACCTGGACCATCGAGGATTGCTCGACGACACGCTGGTCGTTTGCATGGGAGAGTTCGGCCGTGCCCCTCGGGTGGCGTTGGAGCCGAGATTCACAGGGGCGTCGCCGGGTCGGAAACACTGGGCCAATGCGTACTCGATTTTGGTCGCGGGCGGAGGAACGACTCCGGGAGCCGTGGTCGGAGCCACCGACCGGATGGGAGCCTATCCGACCTCGGATCGAGTCGGCCCCTGGGACGTGGCGGCAACCATGTTCGCAAGCCTGGGCGTGAATCCATCGGCCGAGTATCGCGACCCGCTCAACCGGCCCTTCCCCGTGACCATCGGTAAGCCGATCACGGCACTTTACGGGTGACGGCATAAGGCTCGACCCGTCGAATGATCGTCTCGACGGCAGCTCTGGCCGCGTCGTCCGGGGCAAGGCTGAGGGCATTGCGCGCCGAGTCGAGCGCGACCTCGGCCCGACCGGCGTCGAACTCGACCAGGGCCAGCCCGAAATGGGCATCAAAGAGTTCAGGGTCCTCGATGAGGGCCTGGCGGTAGGTGTCTCGGGCCGTGTCCAGGTGATCTTCGGTGTAGTAGGTCGCGGCCACCCGAGCCAGGCGAACGGCTGGGTTTGGAGGTTCGACCACCGATTGCCAGGAGGTCCGGGCTCGATCCGGATCCCCCAGGTGCATGTGAAGCGAGGCAATGCGATCGGCCGTCTCCCAGTCGCGCTCGCCGGTGGGATACTGTTGTTCGAGCAATTCGACCGCCGACGACACCCGGCCCGAGACGAGCAGACGGTCCACACTTCGTCGAATGCGATCACCATTCGAAACGTCGATGCGAGGCGCTCGGCCAAGCTGCGTCTTCAGACGATCAAGCTGCTCGCGCATGGCATCGCGTGAAATCGCCTGCTGGGGCGATCGAGGAGGCCGCGCGGCCGATCGTTCGAGCAACGGAATGGCGGCCTCGATCATCCCCCCCTGAAGGGAAAGGCTCAGCAGGGCCGACAGGGCGATTTGCTCACCAGGATTGCGCCGAAGGGCCTGACGGGCAAAGGCCGCGACTCGCGCCCGGTGAATGTCCGCAACGGGGTCGAAGGGACGGAGATAACGGCGATCGGGTCCCGCCATGCCGAGTCCGGAGACCCGGCCCAGTTCCAGGGCCGCGGCATAGGCCCACGGCTCCGAGGCTTCGGGAAGTCGTCGGCGCGTTTCACGGGCTCGGTCGAGCCCGAGCGGGATCAGGACGGCTGCCTGATCGGGTCGGCCGCGCTGTTCGAGCAAGACGAGTACAAACTTGCTCAACCCTTTGGTGGCCGCATTCCATTCGGCATCGAGGGTCGGTGGCGAGGGGTCGGGCTGGGTGCCGAAATGTCGGCCGAGGAAGTCGACGGCGGGCAGGTTGGCCGCTCGGGCATCGGGCTCATGGGCGAAAACGGAGGCCACGTCATCGAACCAGATGCAGCGCCACGAGGGCTCCAGCAAGAGCGAGATGCCGACCCGGGTGGCCAAGTCGTGATCGGCGAGCACGACCGGGTTTCCGGCCTGTTCGAGCAAGGGCAGCCAAGGCGAGCGGGGGTCGTCGGTGGCGATCGCCCGACTGAGCTTCGAATACGCGCGGTACTGGTCAGAGCCCATCACTTCGAGCCTGGGGTCAACAAACACCTTGCGTTCCGGCCCATGACGATAGATGAACAAGGCATCATGTCCGATATGAAACCCCAGAAAGCGCGGGGGCAGCTCGTCGCTTCCGGCAAACTCGACGGCCCGGTGGGGGAACCAGGCGGGCTCCTCACCGAGCCCGACGGTTCGGCCTTCCTCGGCCAGGACATAAAGCTGGCCCGAGGCCACAGAGGCGAAGAGGGCAAGCGTGATGCCGAGAGTGACGAGCCTCGGCCAGAGGCGAGGCGTCGCCGATCGTCCCCGTTCGGCCCGGCGACGGAGAACGGCCGCGGCCCACTCGCCGAAGTTCCAGGCGGTGATCGTCCCGACAATCGCGGCGAACTGATGGCTGTTGCGCGTCGCCTGCCAGCTCAGCGCCGTGAAGGCAAGGAACAGGAGCAAGCGGAAGGGGCGGAGCGACCAGGAGGGCTCGGGCGTGGCGGATGGGTTGCGCCTCGTCTCGCGACGGTTGCTCGCCTTTGCCTTTTTCCCCTTGGTTTTCCTGGGCCGCTCGACCGGTTCGGAAGAAGAAGGAGAGCGTCGGAGGTCGCTGATTCGAGTCGCCCCTTGCCAGAGGGACGGGACGATGAAACTCAGGCCGCCGAGTGCCGCGACCGTCAGGTGAACGATCAGCATGAAATGCGGATATCCGGCCGATTCCTCGATCAGGCGAGAGATCGAACTCAGCTCGGCGATTTCTTGCTTGAAGATCGGATCATTCAAGGTGCCGAACAACAAATCGGTCAACGGGAACAGGGCTCCTCGAAGGCCGTAGGGGTTCATCAGACAGGCAAGGCCGACCAGGACCGAAACCCCGAGGGCGATTTGCCACCACCGACGACGATCGGGAGCAAACGCATTCGGGCGCAGAGCGGCGTCGATCAACGCGAAGACGAGCAAGACCGGCCCGAAGACAAAGAGTCCCTGCGTGTTCACCCAGCAAACCTGTGTCACGGGCAAGACCAGGCCGAGCCAGGGTTGACGATCCCAGCGAAACAGGACGGCCATGAAGATCGCAATGTAGAGAAGCGTCAAGGTTTCGGGCCGAATGTACATCCGCCCGCCCAGCAAGATCAGGGCCGGGAGCCAGGCCAGGACCATCGGCCAGAGCGGCCATTCCCTGCGCTTTGCGGTCACCAGGAGCAGGACGGCAATCGTGGTGATAACGCATTTGGCCAGGTTGAGGAAGATGACCCCGCCGCGCTCGAAGCCGTAGCTCAGGAGAAGTTGGAACCCCCAGTGCAGATCAATCCAGGAGCGATCGGGCACGGTGTAGGTGTAGAGATCGGTTCGGGGAATCTCGCCGGTTGTTCGGATCAGGTCTCCCGTGCGAAGGTGCCACCAGAAATCGACATCCTTGAGCGGAAAGACACCCAGCAGGAAGGTCAGGGCGGCAAAGGCGAGTAGAATTGCCCCATCCGTCAGGCGAAGCCGGGCGGGATCGGCAGGGGCGGGGGCGTCGGGCTCACCGGAAGTGCTGGCCCGCGATGGGACGGGAATCGTGGGCACGGACGGACCTCGACTCGAACGAAGGGGCAAGGACGCGGGCAATGAGGGAGCGACGACGGAATCATCCTAACGCGCCGATCGACGGCCGGGGAGATGGGTCAACAGGCCGAAACAGAGGGTTCGAGCCACCTCGGCTCCCCTCTCGTCCGATCGGTGAGACGTTCGACTCGCCACGCGCTCATCCTGCATCCGGGCCACGGAGCAAGGCACCGTGGTTGCGTTCGTTCTGGAAGTGGCAAAGGGCGACCGCGCAGGCATCGGCAACGTCGTGGGGTTCGGGAAGGCGGTCGAGGCCCAGCTCGGTCCGGATGGCGTGCTGCATCTGTTCCTTTGGTGCCCGGCCGTGGCCGGTGAGGGTCTTCTTGATCCGAGAGGCGGCGTAGCCGATGACGGGGACCCCTCGTTGCGCGGCGGCGAGCATGATCACGCCGCGGGCGTGGGCCATCAGGATCGCCGTTCTCGGATGGGCCGGCCGGCTATGGACCTGCTCCAGAGCCAGGGCATCGGGCGGGAAGGCGTCGAGGACTTCAAGAATCCCCTGATAGATCGTGTCGAGCCGGCTGGCGAGGGTTCCATCGCGCTTCGCTCGGATGACCCCGGCCTCGACCACCAGCGGAGGAGGCCCGATCAAGCCCGAGGCGGACCGGGGGGACGGCTCGATCACGGCATATCCCGTGACCCCCAACCCCGGGTCGATGCCGACCACCCGACCGGGAACCGATCGCGCCGGGAATCCCGATCCTGATTCCGCTACCGTCGATGCCATCGCGCCTTCCCTCCGTCCCTGGACCTCGATCATGGCCGAGGCGGATGCATCCGTCCACCCCAACCGGGCCGGAACATTGCCGACCCGGATGCAGGAGCCAGGCGGTGGAGCGATCGATCAGCGATCACTCTCGATCTTCCAGCCGGTGCCGTCGCGACGATCTTCGAGAATGACGCCGAGGGCGGCGAGGCGGTCCCGGATCTGATCGGCGAGGGCGAAGTTGCGGTCCTTGCGGGCCTGGGCGCGAAGCTCGATGAACAGCTCGATCAAGGGGCCGGTCAGCCCCCCGGAATCGGCTTCGGCGTGGGTTGGAGGACGGAGGAACAGGCCGAGCAAGCGCGACAGCTCGCGGAGGACGATCACCCCGTTCGTCCACGAGTCGAGGGTACGGGAGGGCTCCCCCTTGCGGTCGTCGAGGTGTTCGGCGTCGGCGAAGCGGTTCAGTGCCCGGACGAGTTCGAACAGCTCGCCGACGGCTCCTCCGGTGTTGAAGTCGTCGTCCATCGCTTCGAGAAACCGAGCGCGATGGTCGCGGACGTCGGGCGGCAGGTCGCCGGAGGCGTGGCGGTCTCCTTCGTCTCGGGAGGCGGGGGCGTCGAGGTCGTAGAACGATCGGCCCGTCAGGCGTTTGACCCGATCAAAGAGGGACCGGAAGGCCCGCAGGCCGCGCTCGACCTCCTGGAGCCGGGCGGGGCTGAAGTCGATCGGGCGGCGGTAATGGCTGGAGAGGAGCAGGGCGCGGAGGGTATCAGGCTCGTACTGGTCGAGCAGGTCGGCCATGAGGACGACGGTTTCGGGGTCGGACTTGCTGATCTTCCGACCTTTATTAGTGAGCAATCCGTTATGCATCCAGTAGGTGGCGAAGGTCTTGCCCGAGAAGCACTCGGACTGCACCACCTCGTTCTCGTGGTGGGGGAAAACAAGGTCGAGCCCGCCGCCGTGGATGTCGAAATGCTCGCCGAGTAATTTCATGCTCATGGCCGAGCATTCGATGTGCCAGCCGGGCCGACCGGGTCCCCAGGGGCTTTCCCAGGCGGGCTCGCCGGGCTTCGAGGCTTTCCAAAGGGCGAAGTCTCCGGGGTGCTTCTTCTTCTCGGTCGGCTCGATCCGGGCGCCGGCCTGAAGTTCCTCCGGGTTTCGATGGCTGAGCTTGCCGTACTCGGCGGCCTTGCTCACGTCGAAGTAGACGTCACCGCCGGCCGGGTAGGCGAAGCCCTTGTCGATGAGTCCCTGGGTGATGCCGAGGATGCCGTCGATATGCTCGGTGGCTCGGGGCATGTGGTCGATACCGGTCACGCCCA
It includes:
- the ruvC gene encoding crossover junction endodeoxyribonuclease RuvC — protein: MASTVAESGSGFPARSVPGRVVGIDPGLGVTGYAVIEPSPRSASGLIGPPPLVVEAGVIRAKRDGTLASRLDTIYQGILEVLDAFPPDALALEQVHSRPAHPRTAILMAHARGVIMLAAAQRGVPVIGYAASRIKKTLTGHGRAPKEQMQHAIRTELGLDRLPEPHDVADACAVALCHFQNERNHGALLRGPDAG
- a CDS encoding tetratricopeptide repeat protein, whose product is MPTIPVPSRASTSGEPDAPAPADPARLRLTDGAILLAFAALTFLLGVFPLKDVDFWWHLRTGDLIRTTGEIPRTDLYTYTVPDRSWIDLHWGFQLLLSYGFERGGVIFLNLAKCVITTIAVLLLVTAKRREWPLWPMVLAWLPALILLGGRMYIRPETLTLLYIAIFMAVLFRWDRQPWLGLVLPVTQVCWVNTQGLFVFGPVLLVFALIDAALRPNAFAPDRRRWWQIALGVSVLVGLACLMNPYGLRGALFPLTDLLFGTLNDPIFKQEIAELSSISRLIEESAGYPHFMLIVHLTVAALGGLSFIVPSLWQGATRISDLRRSPSSSEPVERPRKTKGKKAKASNRRETRRNPSATPEPSWSLRPFRLLLFLAFTALSWQATRNSHQFAAIVGTITAWNFGEWAAAVLRRRAERGRSATPRLWPRLVTLGITLALFASVASGQLYVLAEEGRTVGLGEEPAWFPHRAVEFAGSDELPPRFLGFHIGHDALFIYRHGPERKVFVDPRLEVMGSDQYRAYSKLSRAIATDDPRSPWLPLLEQAGNPVVLADHDLATRVGISLLLEPSWRCIWFDDVASVFAHEPDARAANLPAVDFLGRHFGTQPDPSPPTLDAEWNAATKGLSKFVLVLLEQRGRPDQAAVLIPLGLDRARETRRRLPEASEPWAYAAALELGRVSGLGMAGPDRRYLRPFDPVADIHRARVAAFARQALRRNPGEQIALSALLSLSLQGGMIEAAIPLLERSAARPPRSPQQAISRDAMREQLDRLKTQLGRAPRIDVSNGDRIRRSVDRLLVSGRVSSAVELLEQQYPTGERDWETADRIASLHMHLGDPDRARTSWQSVVEPPNPAVRLARVAATYYTEDHLDTARDTYRQALIEDPELFDAHFGLALVEFDAGRAEVALDSARNALSLAPDDAARAAVETIIRRVEPYAVTRKVP
- the cysS gene encoding cysteine--tRNA ligase; this translates as MPIRVYNTLTQTKEPLQTVVPGKVGMYVCGPTVYSNSHIGHMVGPVIFDTIKRFLVHSGYDVTWVVNITDVDDKLIVQANAEGTTVKDLAERVTADYLACLDALGVTGIDHMPRATEHIDGILGITQGLIDKGFAYPAGGDVYFDVSKAAEYGKLSHRNPEELQAGARIEPTEKKKHPGDFALWKASKPGEPAWESPWGPGRPGWHIECSAMSMKLLGEHFDIHGGGLDLVFPHHENEVVQSECFSGKTFATYWMHNGLLTNKGRKISKSDPETVVLMADLLDQYEPDTLRALLLSSHYRRPIDFSPARLQEVERGLRAFRSLFDRVKRLTGRSFYDLDAPASRDEGDRHASGDLPPDVRDHRARFLEAMDDDFNTGGAVGELFELVRALNRFADAEHLDDRKGEPSRTLDSWTNGVIVLRELSRLLGLFLRPPTHAEADSGGLTGPLIELFIELRAQARKDRNFALADQIRDRLAALGVILEDRRDGTGWKIESDR